The Nyctibius grandis isolate bNycGra1 chromosome 14, bNycGra1.pri, whole genome shotgun sequence genome segment TTTTAAGGTCCGTGTAGCTTTAATTTGAGCCCTTTAATTTGGGTAGCTGCTCAGAGTCTTGCTGCTTTGGTTTTACTTCCTGTGGAGAAAGAGGCAACGTTCCTGTTCTTCGGCCTGTGAAGTCTGAAACCTTTTTATGAAGAGGCCCTGTAGGAATTACCCACCCCACCTTTTGGTCGCACAACAGTTTGCTTCACCCTCTTCGTTGTTTGCAAACAATTATTGGGAAACTGTTAAATGCAAAGTGCTCATTGTCCCTGTcacctggagcagcagcatcGGTTTGTTTGTGACCTTTACTACTGGTGCAGACACACCAAGACGTGGGTATTAAACTGAGGATGTGGTTTGATGTCACGGTGTTACATGGAGAGCTGACACACCGAAACGCCTTAGTGGGGATCAGTTCTAAGACAAATATCAtataaatagttttaaatacaaCACTTAAGTCTGCGCCCCTGTGAAAGGCGCTTCTGTCTTACACCTTTTTCCCCttactatgaaaaaaatctggtgcTGATGCTACAGCGTTATTGCCCGTGGTGTTAGTGCACGTGGGAAGCGAGCGTGTCCTGGGCACACACGTGACGTGATCTCTGGAGCCAGAGGAACCGCGTGTGCGGAGCTCCGGGGGTCCCTGCCCAGATACGCTGTGAGCGTGTGTCAGGGTGCGTGGAGGGGGCAGGATCACCAGCGTGgactgggctgggctggggaaaaACTAAAGTGGGTTGATAGGGTATTTTGGGAGATGGCCGTGTGTCCACACGTGGCGTGGTGGAAGGGGCTTGCTGATCGCTCACTGCAGATACCGAACTTGGACAGTAAACCCACACGTTCTCCTGGGATGGCTCGTTTCGCTGGGGGATGGGAGTCCCAGCGTGCTGCTGCACAGTGTGGCTCTTCACAGAAGGTGCATCCAGGTGCAGGAGCTCCTGGAGCCGCGtctgcagcacctcctgctcTTGCCAAGCCACCCCCGTGGGTGAAACAAACTATTCCAGTAGCGGCATAGTGTTGTTGCCATAACTGTGCTCACGTGAAGAAGGTGCTGTTGGCCAGAGATTGGTCTTCACCTTCCCGAAGGACGCTTGCCCAGGCCCACGGTGTGGACACGGCGAAGCCGCCTGCAGCCCACGCCGGGTCCGAGGTGCGGAGGGCGCGTTGGGTAAGTCACCCAGCCCCTGCCTTCGGGGTgagggccggggctgggggtctCGCTGTCCTCAGGCAGAAATGgtgtgaaggaaaagcaaacgGTTGTGTTCTCATCTCTGCACTCCTGAGGTGTGCATCTCCATCCTCCCGTGAATGAAAGGAGCAGAGGTGGCTTTGGGAGGACAGGGCTTTTGGGGCAGAAACCAGCCCCCCTGGAGCTTTCACGTGGATTTGGGGATACAATGTTCTGAGGCCTCTCACCTGGGACTGCAGCGTCCAGGAGCCTCTGGTCCAGCGTAGTTCTGCCCGCGCTGGTGCTGGGCGGATGGTGGGCATCCCTTCCGAGGTGGGTCAGAAAGAGCTGGTCATGGCGAGTGCCGCTCCCCTCCCGCGGCCATCCTCTTGGCACGACAGATTCTCACAAAAACACCATCTGAGATAACTTCTGATTCTTATCACCATTAAAGATGATGGTATCGAGCCTGTTTTTAAAGGAGCTATTGTATAGATAAAAGTTTTATATCGGTCCAGAGAGCCTCATAGAGTGTGTAAATATGGGTCACACAATAAATACATTGTgctgtagaaaatattttgtactaGTTTCCTAAGTAATGAAGATATTCTGGCTGCCGTGTACTGTGCAATTGTGATTCAAGTTCAGCTTTACCAgatattaatgtattttctaacACTGTAGTGTAAGCATTTCTCAAAGGGATTTAAGGGActgacagcaaaaggaaattgAGTTTTGTCAGGAAAACAGATCGATGAGATCTAGTGCCCCTTCTGTCATGGTTTTGCAAGTGCCTTATCAACGTGCAGCCTCCGTGAGTTCGGGAAAGGAGGAGGCACGGGCACGGCAGCCGCCACCGAGCGGAGCGTAACGGGGACGCTGGCAAggaaaaattctgcatttctgatcTGTTGAAAACAGCTGCTATTGTGTTGggtaaaaaaggcaaattacCATTCCGTGCTCCCCTTTGAGCCCTCCTGTACACAAgtggttttatattttacagCCGAGCAGTTTcgtatttaaagaaaagatgaaaatgtgaaaaggaaCCGCAATAAAAACGGGCTGAATCCAACCGCTGTCCGTGCTGGGGCCTCTGTGCTACGAAAGGTCGTTTGCCAAGTGACAACAACTGCTGTTGAgctgcccagcgctgccggCTGCGCGTCGTGTTGGCTTTGCATTGCCGAGAGCGCCATCCCACCCCCGGGACCACGGGGAATGCAGGGCTCCCTCGGGGGTGGCGTGTCTTGTCCTTCACCAGAAACGGCAACGATGGGCAGTGGTGAAAGGAGCCTGTTGGGGACGGACCGTTTGGCCAGCCTGGCCCAGGAGAGGAGCTCTGTGGTGATTTTGGTCACTGTTTCATGCATAGGGTTTCAAGACATGCTAAGAGCACGTAGAAAGCCCCGTGAGAGCAGCACTGAATGGAAAGTACTTCCATTTCAGCAGAAAGTATCCCCGCACTTcaaggtgttgaggtgttggagcgagtccagaggagggcgaccaagctggggaagggtctggagggtctgacctatgaggaacggctgagggagctgggggtgtttagcctggagaagaggaggctcagaggtgaccttagtgcagtctacaactacctggagggaggttgtagcgcagtgggagtcggcctcttctcccaggcaaccagcgctaggacaagaggacacagcctcaagcttggccaggggaggttcaggttggacatgaggaagcatttcttctcagcaagggtcattagccattggaaggggctgcccagggaggtggtggagtcaccacctctggaggggtttaagaaaagactggacatggcacgcTGGAGCGTGCTTTGCCTGGAAAGACGGATCAACCCACACACGAGGCTCCTGAGGGACCCTGTTGGGCTTCTCGGGCCCAGGGCAGTGTGTGCAGGGAGGGGTGAACTGGGATGCAAAGTAGGAAAAGGGACTTGATGGGGAAAACTGTCCTGGTAAGGGCCAAGGCTGCGAGGTGAGAACGTGAATCTTGAGTTCCAGTCCTGCTCTGCCGTGGTTTCAGGGCTGACACCGGCCCCGTGTCTCATCTTGCGTTCGAGCCCGCACAAGCTGTCAATATTTTGCCCGTTCTGTTGCTGTGCGCTGTGCTCGGGTTCTCAGCTCAACCCCCCCCGGTAACTGCTGATGGGAGAGTTTTCCAGAGAACCTGGCAAGAAGCGGCGTGAACGTGCTGATGTGAATTTTGACGTTAATCTTCTGTAAATCGAGTGGCACATTTTTAAGGGACCGCCGGGAGAAATCTGAATAACGTTTCCATAGCGCGCTGCGAGCCCGCGCTATTGAGATGAAATCTCACGGATGGAATTCAGTAGACGCAGCTGCTGCCTCAGCGTCCAAATAATGTGCTGTTCTGTTCAGAAGCAACCCATAAATAGCGGGGCCGCCCGCGCCGGCCGGCAGAGCGGAACCACGCCGGGAGAGGTGGCGGTGGCGGCACTGGAAGGGGCTTGAGAAAAAAGAATCAGCACATCTGAGCTGAGGTCTCGCTACAGCGAGTGTCTGGCTGATGCTTGGCGAGAAGTGACGCTGCGGGGCTTTGGTTGAGGACGCTGGTCGAAGGCGGTTTCTTTTATTCATCTCCTATTAACCTCTTGACCACCCCGTGCGTTAGTGGGGCGGGAGCAGACGGGGCTTCCTATTTGAGCAGGAACTTGGTGAGAAGTTCCTGGAGAGCAAGGAGAGGGTCCCGCTGCTGTCCCACCAGCCAGTGGAGCGGTTGGGGTTACATTAGTGGGGCaatggcagcagctggaggcagaaACCCGGCAAATTCCTGCTGGAGACGAAGGACAGGCTCTTAGACGTGAGTTTAGTGAGCGCTGGGCGAGCTGCCCGGGCTCGGAGAGGGAGCCTGTGGCACTTGGAAGGCGGCTTGGCTCGGTCGTGGGCTCGCTGGCCCCACGGTGATGCCCGGGTGAggatgcaggagggagaggaggatggATAACGGAGCGCTTCCTTCTGGCCTGGGCATCCCCAGCGtttacagctgctgctttcGGGGGAGCTGTATGGGATTTTGCTACCTGTCCCCACGGCAGCTTCATCTTTTCTACTCTCTGCAGCACTTTATAATTTAAAGGCTGGTACCTCGCGTAAAAGTGATGCTGTTTTAACCTCCTGCGCTTTGGGTTTTCCAGGCACAATGACTGAGCAGCAAAGTCCCCCCGAGCAGATGGCGACTGGGGAGGGTGCTGGCGAGCAAGGTCCCAGTTACAAGGTATACTGGGGGCAACTGGTTACGGATGGGCTCTGGGCGATGCCGTAGGTCACCGCGCATGTACCAGGCTGGTACCGGTGCCAAAGCTGCGGGTTGTATGGGGGAAGGAAGCGGCCTCTGGCTCTCCTGGCACGGCAGCTACGGTCGTGTCACCGCTCTGATAAATCTGTGCcccgggagggagggagggaggctgcgGCCGGgggctttgctgctgcctggcaggagGAGACGCTGCTCGCTGCGCTTGTGGCTGCCGGGTGCGTTTGCCTGGTGCTCTGGTGTGCAGTCCGGGAGGTGACACACCCCGTCACGGCAGGGGTCGGCTGGAGGTTCGAGCAGTAGAATTCcttatatgttttttttaggTTATAATTCTTACGCTTGTAGGTCGGTGCGAGGTAAATCAGCTGTGGGTGCTGCCATGGGCGCAGCCCTTCGCGCAGCTCGGGGAGCCGGGGAAGGCTGGAGGGGGGAGTGGATCCTATGGGTGGGGTAAAGAGGTGCTGTGTGTTGCTCTGGGGTGGCAAGAAGCTCCTGAGGACACGGGTGCCACCTCCACCCCTCGATACCCCCCATCTGCAGGAGGCTCTGCCCTTGTCCTGGGCTCAGGGGTTGCAGCTGGGACCCCttagggcaggggctggggggtgcagcCTGGCTGCCGTGCAGACCCTCCTGGTCCCCGAACCGCGCCGGGCACCCTGGGCCCTGCTCCCCGCCGCGCTCTGGGTGCTGGCCCTGGCTCGGGCTCGTCCCGCAGCTCAGCCGAGAGCGGGATGCCCCAGGGAGGCGTTGGGCTCGCTGCACCTGGTGGGGTTTAGagggaaatgctgaaaaatgagtTTGTTCCAGGCCAGGCCAGGGGAACGAGTGGATCTGGGGGGAGCAGTGAGAAGGAAAGGACGGGCCGTGAccgggctgggggcaggagaccGCGGCCCACGACCCTGGAGGTCTCTCAGCACAAACCCTCTGCGTTTTCAATGCTGTGTTTGAGCCGGTCACCTTGTTTTCAGCCTGTTGCGGATGAAATATCAGCCTGTGTGTTACCGAGCAAACATCTCTGGTGAATatgcagctgcagagcaaagcCTGGGAGCCGCGTGTCGGGGCAGAGGCACGTGGTGGGGTCCGGCTGTGCCACGGGAGAGGAGCGACATCGGCGTGGGGTGGCCGGGACAGTGGGGACGCAGCGGGGTGCTTTGCTTTGCCGAGGGGGTCCTGCACCGGGGCAGGGTGTtccccggcagcagcagcagctcccggcCTCTCTCCCCACCTTAGATCACAATCTATGAGCTGGAGAATTTCCAGGGGAAGAGGTGCGAGCTGACCGAGGAGCTGCCCAACATCACCGAGAGAGAGCTGGAGAAGGTGGGCTCCATCCAGGTGGAGTCCGGCCCGTAAGTCCGGGGTGCGGAGGACGGACaagccccggggtggggggcgcAGGGGGAGCATCCCCCACCTCCTcgtgctggggggctgccccggTGCGGGGGTGGCTGTGCCGTCCCCGACCCCCTGCTCCCGCAGGTGGCTGGGCTTCGAGCGGCAAGCCTTCGCCGGGGAGCGGTTTGTGCTGGAGAAGGGCGACTACCCGCGCTGGGACTCCTGGTCCAACAGCCACAACAGCGACAGCCTCATGTCCGTCCGCCCCCTCCAGATCGTGAGTAGCGGCCGCATCGGGGTGTCTGTGCCCCCCCCGGGGACACACAGCATGGCTGCGGGGATGGGGGCCACGCGGGGCAGCCCCTGACCCACGCCTCCCCCCAGGACAGCCCTGACCACAAGATCCACCTCTTCGAGAACGCGGGCTACACGGGGCGGAAGATGGAGATCGTGGACGACGACGTCCCCAGCCTCTGGGCCCACGGCTTCCAGGACCGCGTGGCCAGCGTCAGGGCCCTGAACGGAACGTAAGGACGATGGCACTGGGGGCACACAGGGACACCCTGACGAGGTCCTGTCCCGTGGCTCCGTGGTTGGTCTCCCTGGGGTGGTGTCAGGGACGCCTGGCACAGGCCCTGCAACAGGGACGGCCATGCTGTCCCCATGATGATGCTCGTGCCCATCGTGTCCCTTGTTCCCTTCTCCTGCcaccctcccctgctccccagggagcGAGGGGGACTGAGGCAGCGTCCCTGGGCTGTGTGAGGGTCACGGCCCCCTGGtcctccagcccctcctgccaccaTGGCATTTCCCCCCCGGGCTCTGAGCCGCAGCCTTGTCACAGTGACACTGGGTGGGGATGGAGCAGTGGCCCGGGGCAGCGCTGCGTGGCTGGGGTGGGCACCGGCACCACCGCGGGCTCTGGGGGGGACGGGGAtcctgggcagggggctgctgtGCCCTGGGGCACTGCTGAGCGCTGCCCCTGTCCCCTGCAGGTGGGTGGGCTACGAGTACCCCGGGTACCGGGGCCGCCAGCACGTCTTCGAGAAGGGCGAGTACCGCCACTGGAACGAGTGGGATGCCAACCAGCCCCTCATCCAGTCCGTGCGCCGCGTGCGGGACCAGCAGTGGCACCAGCGGGGCAGCTTCGAGAACAGCTGAGGgacgccccggccccgcgccgcccccgctgccgcccgcgcCGGGGCTGGCTGATGCGATGCCGCCGGCTGAGGCTGTGACCTTGGtgttttttctgtgcaaaaaaacctcaataaaGCTCTGAGCTGGAGGCTGCCGGGGGCCCCTGCCTGGTCCGGGGCTGGGGTCGGGGGCGTAGCGGGCTGCGGTGAGTGGAGCCGCGGTCCGGGGACGGTGGGAGGTGGGTGGGTGCCATGGCAgtgcccccagcacctcccatgCAGAGCAGACGTGGGGAAGGAGCGAGTGTTTCCAAACTAGAGCCCCCCATGCTGCGGCACGGCCGGCACGAGGAGGCGAGCCCCACGCCggggcagcccagccccacgggTGGGCTCAGGGTTTGTACCGTGACTCTGCATCTTCTCAAAGCACGTCCCCTGAGGGCACGGGGGtggctgggggtcctggggggcacAGGCAGCCTTGGGGCaggcggtggggctggggtggcccCAGGAGCAGTGGGGAGGGTGGAGAATGGCGGTGCCAGGCGTGGTGCACCCCAAAGGGGGACCCGCGCCGTGGGGTCAGGGCTGTGCCCTGGGGGTGTCGCTCCCTGGGATCATCTCTGACGCGTGGGGCAGATGTCCTGGGTGTGaagggggggtcagggtgccccagggatgctggcagggagctgggcgGCTGCTCACCCGCGCAGGCAGAGCATCCCCCCAGGGGCACAGCGGCCGTGCCCGGGGACCGCCCGGGACGGGAGATGGGCTCGCGGCTGCCCGAGCGCTTCGTGCCCGTCACCAAACAGCTGCTCCTGAGCTTTCCCTTTTGGGCCCCGGTTTGCAGCTGTTAAAGGGGGGGGTGCGTGGCCCCGAGCAGCAAAAGCTGCCTCCAGGATGGTCCATGGGGCTGCCGGGGCCCTGGGTGGCTGCGGCATCGTGCTCACCAGGGCTGAGATGAGCTAAACGGGGCCCAGCAGAGCCAAGGGGAGGGAACCGCAGCCTGGCAGGAGCCGGCCAAGCACCACGTCTGCCCCTCGCTGGGGTGTGCTGGATGGCAGCCACGGGGCTGCACGTGCCTGGTGCTGGGACGTGGGGCAGCTCCGTGGGGGCTCTGGGCTGGGGACCCCGCGGCTTAGCCTGGGAAGATGGGGCGGGCAGCAGCTGGATCGCTCTGCAGTGCCACAGGGAACAGAGGAGGatggcagcggggctgggagtGCTGGGGGCACCTGCTCCCAACCCCGACCTGCCACAACCCACCCGGGGTGGGGTGTGACGTCCCGCAGAGCCGCACGGTCGCCCCACGACGCCCCATCAGCCGGGGCAGCTGCAGACGGTGGGGACCGACCCCTCCGCGTGtcgctgccagggcaggggtcAGTGGCAGTGCCCCGGCGGAGGTGACCCTGTGTGTGGctgtcccagggctgggggagcggCCAGAGGTGCCGTGGGGCGGCTGCAGCGCGTGGCTGGGGCTGGCGGGACCCCTGTGAGATGGTGTGTGCAGAAGGGCTGGGCCA includes the following:
- the CRYBB3 gene encoding beta-crystallin B3, whose protein sequence is MTEQQSPPEQMATGEGAGEQGPSYKITIYELENFQGKRCELTEELPNITERELEKVGSIQVESGPWLGFERQAFAGERFVLEKGDYPRWDSWSNSHNSDSLMSVRPLQIDSPDHKIHLFENAGYTGRKMEIVDDDVPSLWAHGFQDRVASVRALNGTWVGYEYPGYRGRQHVFEKGEYRHWNEWDANQPLIQSVRRVRDQQWHQRGSFENS